In the genome of Naumovozyma dairenensis CBS 421 chromosome 7, complete genome, the window aagaaatttgaatctgGATTGAAACAAGGTGAAACTAGACCAACTTACTTTTATTGTGGTGATGGTATTTCTGATTTAAGTGCCGCTAAGGAATGTGATTTGTTGTTCGCCAAGAGAGGTAAAGATTTGGTCACTTTCTGTAAGAGACAAAATGTCCCATTCCATGAATTCGATACTTATGCAGATATTTTGGCTAGTATGAAAGATGTTTTGGATGGTAAGAAGACTGTCACTGAATTAATGGAGAATTAATGCCTGCCTAGAACCGAATGACAATGAACTTTTTTTAACACATAcaacatttttttatagactatatacaaaagaaagctttttttttatagatcgaaacaaataaaatcataatTTTACCAACCCCTCTTCTTCATACAATCtgatattaaaattttatcTAGTTTCTttagaaataaaagtatgtatcttttttgttgttaACAACAGGCTAACTCTCTCTTGCAAGAAAAGCGGAACGGTATATTTTATAACATTTCAACTAAAATGAGATGATGATAGGTggaaatgatgaaaaatatataaaaaaaccAGTACTTCTAACTGCTTCACGTTTCTCAAATCAAGTATAATAGTACACATCGATCGAACATCGAACCTTACCAGATCCCTTGTAATTTGAAAAGGGAAGTAcctaaataataatgtctAAAATCCAAGTTAAAACTCCAATTGTGGAGATGGATGGAGATGAAATGACTCGTATCATATGGCATctaatcaaagaaaaattaatattaccATATTTACAAATtgatatcaaatatttcgATCTTTCCATTCAAAACCGTGACGCTACTAATGATCAAGTAACCATCGATGCTGCAAACGCAACTTTGAAACATGGAGTCGGTGTGAAATGTGCAACCATTACACCAGATGAGGCAAGAGTAaaagaattcaatttgaaaaaaatgtgGAAATCACCAAATGGGACCATTAGAAATATCCTTGGGGGAACTGTATTTAGAGAACCGATTATCATTCCGAAGATTCCAAGGTTGGTCTCTAACTGGGAGAAACCAATCATTATTGGAAGACATGCTTATGGTGATCAATATAAAGCTACTGATTTAGAAATTCCTCCTAATAAGGATATCAAATTGTTGATTCAAGACAAAGCCGACAAGGAAGATTCAAAGATTATAAATGTGTTTAGTTTCCCTAATGATGGTACTGGTGGTATCGCAATGGTTATGTATAATACAGTAGATTCCATAAAAGGATTCGCCAAAGCATCCTTTATAATGGCtttaaaaaggaaattaccattatttttagCAACTAAGAATactattttgaaaaaatacGATGGTAGATTCAAATCAATTTTCGATGACATGTATcaaaatgaattcaaagaaaaatttgagAAATTAGGACTAACCTATGAACATCGTCTAATTGATGATATGGTAGCTCAAATGTTAAAATCTAAAGGTGGATTTATCATTGCTATGAAGAATTATGATGGTGACGTACAATCAGATATCGTTGCTCAAGGATTCGGTTCATTGGGGCTGATGACTTCGCAATTGATAACTCCAGATGGTAAAACTTTCCAAAGTGAGGCAGCACATGGTACTGTAACAAGACATTATAGACAATATCAACAAGGTAAACCCACCTCCACGAACTCTATTGCATCTATCTTTGCATGGACCAGTGGAATCATTCAAAAGGGGGAAATGGATGGAACTCCAGATGTTGTTAAATTTGGTGAGTTATTACAAAAAGCTACTATTGATACTGttcaaattgataataaaatgaCTAAAGATTTGGCTTCATTATTAGGCCAACCAAATTATGTCACTACTGAGGAATTCATATATGCGGTTCAAAAAAGattgaataaatatatctCCAAGACATACCATAATCATCATAGATGCAAACTTTAATTATTAAAGAGACACACACTCTTTCTCTCTCTCTTTCTGCCACTTTTTAAGCAAactttataattatatattcttacacgaaagaaaataaatatcaatattcattcattttaaatattttacgAAATCTTTTCTGTTAGTTACATCTACGTACAGTTTTTGGCTGTTGCTATCAACAATAGCATTAACTAAAAcgataaataaatattaagtaatataattgatatttatatatatttctcatTCAATACACGTGGATATGGCAAGTACCCACTCCATAAAAGATGGGAAACCGTCACAACAACAGTAACTACGTaagtacgtacgtacatCTAGTTCCAAGGGAGGGGGATTGCAATTCCTAAAAAAGTTACGATTGGTTGATTAATTACTTAATTGATTAGGCAGCTACATGGTCCTCGTTTACTAAAAGAAGTATACGTAATACGTTTTCTACCTTTACGAGCAAGTGGAATCTCTTCTGAAATCGTTTAAGAGCAATATTCACTTATACGTGGGGCATATGCACATCAGTTACTTCCCCAGAacatacgtacgtacattCGTACGTATTGTCGTGATGATTGAATCGTTCTTTCTTGGCATGGGGTAATTAACCAATACCTAACTAAGTAAGTCAACAAAAATGGTTAATGCTATGACAATTCAACTGTATTGCAACAATTCAACTCGTACTTCGTCGTTTTATATCATCCCTAATTTTTTGTCTCTGCGCTGTTTTCGTAGAGCGACACATGATAAACGACAGAAATTGTCAATCAACGACAGTAAGTCCTGGAAAGTATAACATTACTTCAAAGAGGGGTTGTTCTTTCTCTCTCCATTTCTCGATATCTTTGACTGTAAAGAGACTTTATCCTGAAACATACGTAAGTGTAATACAACAAAGAAACTCAACAAGGAAAAAAGGCGGCTTAGTCTTTATCCATTGCTTGCATCGTATTATCACAAAGTTGTACGTACTCATATAAATAAACtccaaaaaaaacaattgtGGTTCgaagaaaacaaataaaaatccCTCCTTGTACACTTCCCATTTCCCAAGACCcaaaaacaagaagaaaaaaataaccacaaaataattaacaaaaataacAGCAACAATAATGTCGATAAGAGCTTTAtcaagttttgaaaaaaaagtCCTGAGTCAAACCTTAGACTCCAAAAGAAACGGTATTTCATATACAGCAAGGTACGTTTCCAAAGTTGGCAGTAGTTCGGATTCCACCTTGTCAGACGCTGCCACTTTACTTGCCACAAAAGATATAAGATTGAACATTGGAATTGTTACAAGAGTCTTAGAGAGATTAATTAAGAAACACATTGAGCTTTATTCaacaattaatgaaaattatgAGTTCCAAATATTAACGAAAATTAAACCAGAAGATGTTATAAGTGTAATTACATTTGATACATACAAAGATGAACAAATCAATTGCCATTCAGGTGCTCCACCATACCTTTTACGtcatattttcaataaggAGAAgtttgaattaaataaacCCTTATGGAAActttatattattgatgaaacAATGATCATATTCCATGGGTTTGATATGttatttgatatattttcagCAGCTAATTTCCacaaattattttttgacgaattgaatgattatTTCCTAACAAATACATTCTCGAAAAGTAATTCAAAACCTTTAGATGtagttttcaaaataaacGTTTCAGACAAAAATTTTGTAccaaattttgaagaattcccaagatcaatttttgataatCCAAAATTACATTTACCTGCAATGACACCggatttatttaatttacaAACTAAATCGTTCTTCAAAACCATTTATTCAAACACAATCAAAAAACCAATCGATTTGTTTAATGGTAGTAACTCTCATActaaaaatgatataaCGAGtcaattaaaagaatatcaaaCTCATAATTATTTAGATATGTTAGGTATAACGTCATCATTATGTGGTACGACAGTATTCGGAACTGTTTCACCAACACgttataattatttgaaaggGATGATGAAACAGGATGAGATTTGTTTGAGAAGCTTTATTTGTGGTATAGTTATGATTTGTCTTAAGCCATCCATTAAAAATTACAGTgggaatattatttt includes:
- the IDP3 gene encoding isocitrate dehydrogenase (NADP(+)) IDP3 (similar to Saccharomyces cerevisiae IDP2 (YLR174W) and IDP3 (YNL009W); ancestral locus Anc_1.396) is translated as MSKIQVKTPIVEMDGDEMTRIIWHLIKEKLILPYLQIDIKYFDLSIQNRDATNDQVTIDAANATLKHGVGVKCATITPDEARVKEFNLKKMWKSPNGTIRNILGGTVFREPIIIPKIPRLVSNWEKPIIIGRHAYGDQYKATDLEIPPNKDIKLLIQDKADKEDSKIINVFSFPNDGTGGIAMVMYNTVDSIKGFAKASFIMALKRKLPLFLATKNTILKKYDGRFKSIFDDMYQNEFKEKFEKLGLTYEHRLIDDMVAQMLKSKGGFIIAMKNYDGDVQSDIVAQGFGSLGLMTSQLITPDGKTFQSEAAHGTVTRHYRQYQQGKPTSTNSIASIFAWTSGIIQKGEMDGTPDVVKFGELLQKATIDTVQIDNKMTKDLASLLGQPNYVTTEEFIYAVQKRLNKYISKTYHNHHRCKL
- the PBI1 gene encoding Pbi1p, coding for MSIRALSSFEKKVLSQTLDSKRNGISYTARYVSKVGSSSDSTLSDAATLLATKDIRLNIGIVTRVLERLIKKHIELYSTINENYEFQILTKIKPEDVISVITFDTYKDEQINCHSGAPPYLLRHIFNKEKFELNKPLWKLYIIDETMIIFHGFDMLFDIFSAANFHKLFFDELNDYFLTNTFSKSNSKPLDVVFKINVSDKNFVPNFEEFPRSIFDNPKLHLPAMTPDLFNLQTKSFFKTIYSNTIKKPIDLFNGSNSHTKNDITSQLKEYQTHNYLDMLGITSSLCGTTVFGTVSPTRYNYLKGMMKQDEICLRSFICGIVMICLKPSIKNYSGNIIFSIPINLRNYIDGAKNFGLFYKDVKIDCPLSLIDDRNFKYNGYKDSSIPDENDLEFNEKLLEYQFKQVTEFIENVILERLKIWEKFNFNDDDIKRMKFDHDEVLGQNSKIIQINDTTEIMLGENDNNNKAFTLTNPNFTRTLSGNEFMSVSFAICEETGLNVCIHYPDGYSMETFVECFQTFIEE